The region aagagatagGGCAAAAATCTAGGAGTCGTTGATGTCTTAAGATAGGGAAACAGGGCTTGATCAGGTTTAGAAAGGACATCAGTGGTGAAGGAGACCTGAAAGCTGTGTGAGAGATGGGGGTAAGGAAGGACCAAGATCAGCAGCAGAGATAGCCTGGATCCTCcgtctcctgactcccagtctAGTGCTCATTTCTACCCCATGGTGCCTTCCTTTTCCAGGTGAAGGGCCAAGAAGGGGAGGGGTGTTATGGAGAGCTGGGAGCCCCCAGCTTGTGAGGTAGTAAAGGCTGCCTTTCGAACTACAACCGCATAGGTGGTGGAGGCATCAGCAGGGACCACTGGGGACAGTCGGCAGGATCTTCTGAGGGCCATATGATCCAGGTCTGCGTAGAGCAGGCTCtgaaaggtggggaggaaggtagGAGGGTCTCAGAAGTCTGACTCCCTTGGGGATCCAAGCCTCTGTCTTTCTTGGTCCACTTTACTCACGGATTCTGGccagcccccatcccacccccaagcCTTTACCGGCTCCTGGTCCAGGTCCCCTGCAATCTTGGACTCTTCCTCCTCTACTGGCCTCTGGGGCTCCGCTTTCGCGAGTGGAACTATGTGGGGGGGACAGAGCTGAAGGATTGAGAGAAGGTGACCAACATGTCTGCTCCCAGCAAGGGCTCAGACTCAGGAATTGGGTAGGGAATGTGCGGGGAAGGCAAATGGGGTGGAGTTAGTCTCACCAAATCTGGGGGGTGGTCGAGGCGGGTGAGGGGGCGAGCGCCTGTAAGGGATGGATAAGAGTCTCTGAGAACCACTAATCTTGTCTCGCTTGTTCCGGGCCCCAGGACGCTCCACCAACAACCCAGCAACAGGCCGGCTCTGACCAGCAAAACAACCTAGGTTCCACCCGCACAGACAGTTCCGCCCACGCTTGGAGCCAGCTCGGCCTCTAGCTTGGCTTCCTTAGCTAGGGCTCCACCCACCAGCCCACGGCCTCGCCCCCAAGTTCCGACCTCCCCCATTCGTCTCCGAACCACACCCGAGGGCTCCCGGTGTAGCTTTGGCCCGCGAAAGTTCTGGGCCTGCCCCTCCCGCCTCGGGTTGAGAGCCTTTCAACAAGGCCCCGCCCCTAGAGCTCACCTGCGCAGCCAACAGGCCCAGCCCAATACTCCAAGTCCCAGCACCAGCCCAGCGCCCAGCAGCGGGATTAGAATCTGGGGATACACGGGCCCTGCGGGAACGTTGGAAGCGGAGTAGCGGTGGATGCCGAGGTCAGGGTGCGGGGACGGAGAGCTAGCTCTTCCACTCAGGAAGCCCCAGACCAGGCTTCCCTCCCTGACGGGGGCGTGTGTCTGAGTTAGGTCCCCTTTGTGTGAAGGCCTGGACCTACCGTGGGTAGGCCCCGGAGCTCTGCAATAGGCCCGGTCCCCCAGCACGTGAAGCTCCGTACGGCTCTGGTTCTCTTGGCGGCCCTTGCAGATAAAGGTGCCCGAGTCCCCCGCGCTCAGGAGCAGCTCCAGCCGCCGGATATCAAGGTCCAGGGCACGTAGGCGGCCAGCAAAGGGCTGGACGGGAGACACGGTGGGGGTCCCGCTCGGTGAGGCCAGCAAGATCGCGCGGCGTCCTTTGGACAGGCCTTTGCAGGCCGGGAATCTAGGTGCCCAGACCCAGCGGGTGGGTTGCGAGACCCCTACGCAGGAGAGATTCACCCGGTCCCCGGGGTGGCCGTCCAGTGAAGCTaggggaggcgggggtggggggtttgCGGGGGACGGTGGTCAAGGCAAGTCCACAGAGCAAGACGACCCTCCCCCTTACgccttttccctctcctctcccctcccgccATCCTGGATCTTACCATACACATCTCATCCCCCCCTTCACCGCACCGGCtcgcctcctcctcctgcctcagtcTTTCCTCGCCCATTCCTACTTTCCTGGGATGGCTTACCCCCGGGGTTCCCCTGGGCCCtcgacagcagcagcagcagcagctgcagaacCAAGGCCATGGCTGCGATGTGGTGGGAAGAGGAGGCCAGTGAATCAGCGAAGGAGACCGGAGGGAAATCagaggggggtggagggggagaccGCAGGTCTGGGTGCTCCGATAAGGAATGGGGGAGGGACCACCAGCTGCCCACATCCCTCTGGCAATCCTTGCAGGCAGGTTCACAGCCCTCAACCAATGCTCACTTAGAATTCATGCTGGGGCCCTTTACACAAGCACTTTCGCAGACTTTAACTCTTGAAGCGTAGCAGTTGCCGGGAGCCCCACGATTTCTGGATCTTGGCTGTCTGAATTCGAATCTCGACTTCACCTACTAGCTGCGTGAGGTGCGCAAGtcgcttaacttctctgggcctgcttgctcatctgtaaaatgggaataaaagtaCCTACCTCGCAGAGTATTGTGAGAACTAAATAAAGTAATACACGGTAAATGCCTAGAACGATGGCAGAGACATGGGAGCACTATATGCTTGCCATTATTActatttctattcttattttagCTGCTACCTCACCCCTCTGTGCCCACTCCGTCCCTCCCGGCCCAAGGTGGCCCTCCCAAATTGGCAGGTTTTGATTGGGGAGGCGCTTTGGAGCAGGTGCACAGCCCCACACCCAGGACTTCATCGGCCCTCACTGCACTGGAGCAACCAAGGCCAGGCCAAGCCCAGGTGGAGCCAGGATGAGGTCCTGAGAAGCTTCAGGGGGCCTGAGGCAGCCCCTCCCTAACAGGCAGCTCCAGCTCATGCCTCTGCTGCTTGACATCACAGAAGCTCTTGGTGACATCACAAATCCTACTCCCCCATCCTGTGGCTGAGGAGGGGTTGGGAAAACTAAGTGGAGGCTGAACTGAGATTAATTTGGTGCTCAATTGCTGCCCACATACCCCTACCAATGCCCGCCAGGGACCAAAATTTTGCAGTCAGCTTGGGCCACACCCCATTGTCCATTTCCCAGGAACCAGCAGACACTGCTACCACCACAGCCACTGTAACATCACAGGGGCCTTTGGTGATACTTCTTCAGAGGACTGGGCAGACAGGGATGTTACTCCTGGGGGCCAGGAGGGTGTGTCTTGGACTGAAACCAAGAACCAAATTGGAGTTGGCCACTAGTGCACCtaccctccccacctctctctcccatccccatCCCTACTGCCCCACTGGGTCCTGCTTAGCCCCTCCCTAAATGGGGAAGGAGGGGCCACcagaggccagggagggagggactgttGTGGTTATAAATTCCAAAAAGGCCACTCAACTCCCAGAGCAGGATCCCTGAAATTCTACTCTGGCGGCGGCTACCATTCTTGGGACCCTCACCATGAAAGGCCTTCTGCTGCTCACCTTGTCTTCTCTGCTCTGCTGCATCTCAGGTGAGCACCTGGGGGCCCCAAGGACCCGGTTCACCTGGTCAGGACTTTTACACCCTGCCCCAGGCACTGCCCTACATGGCCCACTACTCAAGATCCCAAGCGCCCCCAGACCCAACTGGCTCAGCTCTCCTGTGCCCCCCTGTGACAGGGTCCTTGCTCTGTTTCCCAAGGACCCGTGTCTCCATCTTCAGACTCTTCCCCACCTCCAAGACGCACTCTTCTAACCTGCCCAGGGTTCCAGGTCCCCTGTTCCCCACTCCTTGGAAACTCTGATATCCAGTTCCCCTGCCAGCCCCGCTCTGATACAGAACTCTCCAGGATCCAGCTTACCTGCTTTCTCCTCTCACCACCTGCACTCAGCCAGGGCGTCCTCCCAGAAATCTAGGCAACCAGCCTGGGGCTTCTTTTGTGAGCCATCCTCCCATCTACTCCCTCAGGGACTGTGTGCTCAGTCCCTCGAGCAGTGGCCTTTTCTAGatccccacccctgctcctcccTGAGGTGCATACCTCCAGGAACACAAGCTTTCTGGAGGGCTCCAGTGACCTCTCAGAACCTCCCAGGGAACCTGGGAGATTTCCCGGCCTTCTAGGGACGGAATACCAAGGTTGCTCACCCCCAGGGTGAGGTGAGTTTCACTGAGGTGCAGTCACCAGGCTCCTCCACCCACGGACTGAACCCTTCCGTCCCTCAAACCTTGAATCGGATGCAGCAGAAGCTTTCGGGGTGCCACCTTCTGCCTTTCTGCACCCATCCTCTCCATTTTGGTAAAGTGCTCGGATGGATTCTGATGAGCTGTCTCCCAGATACTTTTCCTTTCTGTCAGAGAGCTATTGGGGTGGGAGGATTCAGTTCAAGTCTGGTTCCTCTTCCCATGCTCTTGGCAGCCCCGAGAGGTGAAGAATACATTGCTAATCTGGCCCCACGTGGCTTTCTTGCCAGCCTCAAGTTCCAAGCCATTTCTGCAAGTGTTGTAACCACCATGATTTTTACTTGTaatatttcttcctatttcaAGACTCCATCTGTGACCTCTTCTGAATTGCTTTCATCTCCTCCCTCGCCACCCCATTCCTTCCCCGTGGTATTTTCACATTTAATCTGTCCCCAGCCCCATTGTTGGTAACTCTGCCCCTCTTGATTCATCTCCAGATGGGGTGGAGTGAAGGAAGATGTTTAGGGTGTGGGCTATTCACAGAGCAACTCCACGCTCACCCACCTGCATTTTTTCTGCATCACTCACCCTCTCTGTCCCTACCAGACCAAACAGGTCAGAATGCCTACTTGATTAGCTCTTCTCCACGCTGCCCACCAGCTGGGGTCCTCTCCAGGTGAGTCAGACACTCCATCACTTCAGCCCGACTTGTGTCTTCCCAGCTGACATTCGCTGTCACTCCTGCTACAAGGTCCCTTTGCTGGGCTGTGTGGACCGGCAGTCCTGCCGCCTGGAACCAGGACAGCAATGCCTGACAACAAATGTGTACCTCGGTAACATTCCTTTcttcagtggggagagggggccaGTGGGAGACTCTGGCTGGGGCTGAGGTGGAACAGAGAATTACAGCAATGATGATATTTGGCCAAGGATTATTACGTGCCAGGCACCATCCTATGTCTTTACAAGGATTGTTTCAATTAATGCTCATGACAACGCTATGATGTGGGTGCTATTATTATACTGAGAAAACAGCCTCAAAAAGAGACAGTAACAGGTCCAAAGCCTCATGGGCAGCAAGTGATAGGACCAGGATTGGGGTGAGAGGCAGGGTAAGGAAGTGCAGGAGAAAGGTTAGACTGAGAAGAGATACagaagggcagggccaggggcagagttgggaaggaaggaagcctgGGTGGGGtgcatggggtggggaggtggacaCAGGCATGCCAGGTGTCCATCTTAACTGTCCCCACTGCCCCCTCCTAACCCCAGGGAAGATGTGGGTTTTCTCCAACCTCCGCTGTGGCACACCAGAAGAGCCCTGTCGGGAGGCCTTCAACCAAACCAACCACAAGCTAGGCCTGACCTATAACACCACCTGCTGCAACAAGGACAACTGCAATAACCCAGCCCCTCGGCCCACCCCGGCCCTGGCCCTTGTCCTCCTCACCTCCTTGGCTGGCCTTGGCCTCTGGCTGTTGCACTGAGACTCACTCCatggctgcccctcctcccacctgccttAGCCTGAGCCCCTCTTCTTGTGTCTTCATATCCTCTGTTTCCTTTTGCTCAGAAAAGCATTTCTCCAGACCCTTCACATTTCTTTAATTAGACAGTGGTCCCcctatccatccttccatcccacACCCTCCACTCTGCTTCTCTGGAGTCTCTTTCCATTTCCCTCGACACCACTCCAGATCCTCCATCGTCTCCTAGAAGGGCTCCCCACTTTGCCTCCTGAACTCCCCTGTGCCCTATGTGAGGAGGGATTGGAATCTGGGCCTGAAATGGGGTTTCTGTCCTGTCCCCAGTGAAGGCTCCCAGGAAGGACCTGATGACCTCACTGTATGAGCTGATTCTCCAAACCCTGGCTCCCATACGTACCTCATCCCCATGCTCAGCCCTTTCCATTTTGAGTAATAAATGTCTGTATATCATCAACTGTGCATCAGAAGATCTATTGTCAGAGGCGCGCTCCCAGGAAATAACACTCTCAGCCCTCACACTCACCCAAGAGCCCTTCAGGGAGTTTCTctcagaggctgggctggggcagacGGAGAAACAGGTTTTGCAGGCTTCCATCCTCTCTTCCAGTGTCTGCGGGGGTGGCGTACAGGGCCCAGTGTTTGGAGGAGCAATATTTATCTTAAATTTAGGCCACACCTCTGATGTACTGCCAAGAAGGAAGTGCATTCTGGCTTGAGGGCTCCCCAGAAAGGGTAGGAGAGTTGCATGGAgatgggacctgggaccctcttTCCAGGCCTCAGTCCCTCAAGTTAGATTCAGAGGCCTCACTGGCCTAGTACGTGGGGCACCAAGCAACCCTCCTATCACAgtgattacatttcctttctcaaTTCCAAATAGTCACATTGGGAGCCAAGTTGCAAATGCGGGGAAGGGAACAAACCCAGACAACGAGGTTCATTGATTCCTGGTGGCCCCCACTCAGCCCAGAGCCTGCTCCCCTCAGTGATCCTCATTGCTAAGGAAGATTCTCCCTAGCAACAGGATGTAGGAGTCACATAGGGCAGATTCTCCATTGTCCTTTGGGGTTTAGTTGGTTAAGGAGTGCACCATTGTAACGAAGTCCACTGATCCTTGATAACCCCTAAACTAGAGCCTGGTTGCCCCCATATTACTCCTTCAGCCCTCCCATCAATAAAAGATGGAATTTTCCAGTCAGCCCTAGAGTGGTCGATAGATTTTAATGGCTCACAGAGGAGTGTTTATCTTCTCACCTCAGATCCCCTTCCCTtgctcccttctcttcccctACTCCCACTACCCTCTCCACAGTCCTGGCAAGAGCCAGGCTAGGGCGGTGACCCCTGCAGCCACGATGCACACGGGGGCTGCAGTGCTCACCACAGCACTGTTGCACAGGTCGCAGACGCAGCAGTCCCTGTGGGTCATATAAGTCACATCTCCCACCACCTCTGTTTCCACTTGACTGCGATGAGGGGCCGCCACGCAGTCTGGATGGTGATGAATCAAGGTCACTGAGGCTGAGAGGGAGAATGAGATTGGGCTGTTGAACTCCTGGCTTGAGGACTTGCCTTCTGGGGCAGAGCAGATGTGATTTCAAGGAGCCCAAAGGGATCCTCTGCCCCCTCAAAAGACACCTCCCTGAAACCAAGTGATCACAGTTAACACGCTGACATTGTGAACCCCTGGTGGGATGCACTGAAAGGGACCAACATCACTTCTTGCCAAAAACTCACgacctcagtctaatcatgagaaaatatcaggTAAATCCAAACTGCGGGACGTTCTATAAAATAACTCATCaggactcttcaaaaatgtcaagatcaTGGAATCAAAGGAAGACTCAGAACTGTCCAGAGGGGGAACGACTAAGAAGACAGGAGAGCTAAAggcaatgtgggatcctggtGTGGGTCCTGGATGAGAAAAAGGACATCAGTGGGACAGCTGGCTAAATTGAGTAAGGTCTGTAGGGTAGTTAGTTGTACTGTACCgctgttattttctgattttgctAATTGTACTATGGTTATATAAGACGTTAACATTAGAGGAAACTGGGTGAGGCTGTACAGTACtgatctgtactatttttctaataaaattaacttttctgtcaatctaaaattatttagaaacaaaaaaattagaatacacacacacacatacctcccTGGTCCTTGGCTGATGCCTGCAAGTTGAAGTTTGGCTGAATCTtttggtccctgccttcaagggagCTTTTCACCCATTTGTGAGTGAATGGGCCTATGAGACTCTTTCTGGAGGGTCaagagggggcgggggtggcggggCCACACAGACAGCGGGCTTCCAGGGGCTCAGTGCCAGGAGCCAGAAGGGGCTACAGACCGCTCCGCTCTGACAGCGGCACCATCTGCCCAGAGCCAGACTGAGCCTGGAaggttctggaagccagaaggacTGAAGTAGTAGAGGCTGGAGGCGGGGGGACAAACGGAGGACTCACGGTTTCCAGATGGCTTGGTCTGTCTCAGGTCCGGTTGGGGTCTGCGCTCCAGGAAGCCGCAGCGTTCGCCCTGGCCGCAAGTGGTCACGGTCTCTTTGCAGGAGCCGCTGGGGCTTCCACCGCAGTCATAGCACCGCTTGCGGTTTCCTGGCAGGAGAGAAGAAATGCTggaactggggggtggggggggggcggctgGCACAGGGCGACGGGCCTTTGTGACAGGCGCCTTGGCTGCTCCTTACCCGAGGCAGCCCGCAGCAGGGTGCTGAGCGGGATCCCAGCAAACAGGGGGTTCATTGTGTCTGCCTGTGTCTGTAGCGcctctccctcccgcccacccGCCTCCCTGGCCCCGCTCTGCCAGCCTTTTATCCCCCTTgccttgggctttttttttttttaatttttatttattttatttatttttggctgcattgggtcttcgttgccgcgcacgggctttctccagttgtgctTGCCTTGGGCTTTATAGGGCAATacaaagggaggaaagagacTCCTCCAGCAGCCACCGGGGCCCCAGCGGGGACAGGGAGGGGCCCCCACAGGAGAAAGAGCTCTCAGCATCCTCTGGCATCCCCAAACTCCTCCATCTCAGGAACAATTCTAAAACGGTGGCCCCAGACCTCCTGCGGGTCCCTAAGACCCTTTTAGAGGGTCCTCCACCGTCttccttttccaactacatatctgtCAGATTTTCTTCAGATACTTCAATCAAAACAACAAATCCCAACAggttgaatgcagaagcagatgtgAAAACCCAgccatcttctatttcttctattAAGCCCAACATTAAATAGATTCCCCAAAGGGTAAACccatgccactcttctcactgtACTGTTGGGAAAGGAATTATTTTTCGCAAAACTATGTTTTATTAACATGTAAtaggtttattgtttttttatttttaaatgaatctattaaaatattctatttctcatATAGCAAATATTGACATAACTTACATAagaaaagctctttggggtcttcaGTAATTTTTGCATGTAAAGAGGTCCTGAGataaatgttttgaaaactgCTGCTCAGTGGATACCTGTGTCTCCTCTGCCTCACCTCCACCTCACATCTCCCCCACCCTGTCTGCCTCTTACTCCCAGTATGTTCTGCCCTGATTCCCCAGGTGCAGCTCTTCTCCCCAATCTCTTAAGCCCCCGTCTTCCAGACTCTACCACCCGTACTCCCCAAATCTTATCGCTGCCTTCCTTCCTGGTCTTTCTGACCCTCATCCCTGCACCAGTGGAAACACATCAGTCCCTCTGGCCGCACCCATGATTAATTCTTTCCTCTAACGCAGTAAGGCTGGGAGAGATAATTATGGGGTAAGAATGTTGAGGCTTGGGGGGATCAAAGGGATCGGAAGCTGGGTGGCGTTCTCCCTTACGCAGCTGCAGCTGGGCTTTGTGTGGGCCGGTGGGTGGGGGATTGTTGAGTCCACACTCAAACACCGCTGCCAACAGATGTGGGCTGCAAACAGGTCTGGGCCAGGGCTCAAGGTCAAGGAGAGTGACCTTGACAGACTTAAATGCACAGAAggacaaaagacagagaaacaaaaacaaggagaTGAGAGAGCAAAGAACAGCTTGAgacaaggggagggagggaaaggagtaGGAGGGGAAGTGACAGACGCTGACAGACACCATTCAGGAGCGCCAGACGCAGCCAAGAGTAACAGACCAGCGCTGCGGGAGTGGAGAACACCCTCAAGGCAAGAGCAGGGCCCGGTAGGAGACAGGGAGGATGTGAGAACTGTGAGGCCAGAGTCCCTGCTATGTCAGGCTGCCCAGTGGCTTCCGCCCCACCCTCAGATTCACTCCCTAGGTGTGTTTGTTTACTGCTCCCTCCCTGTCTCGCTCAGATGCTCCATCTCTCCAACTCTAGGATCTCCGGGTGCAGATCAAATTCTCCCAGACTCCTGAGCCCCGGGTCCAGCCATGGGCACCTCCAGCATCTTCCTCTGCATTCTGTTCCTCGGTGGGGCTCTGGGTAAGGGTGGGCTGGGGAATCCTTGGGGGCTGGGCgcagggtggggtggtggtgctggCAGGGGCTTGTGGAGGAGCCtgaggtctgggggtggggggtggcggaGAGGGTGCTGAGAAATGCCAAGGAGGGAGTTGTAGGGGTTTTGGAAAGAAAAGCTACTGGGAATGGTCTCAGGACAGCCTGATGAGGTGGAACAAGAAAAATTTCCTTTCAAAGGCATTTGAGAATAATTGTCTCTTTCCTGTGGCATCTTTGACaagcctctctctcccctgaCCCTTATCTCACCTCCTGTTTCTTTGCTGGGCCCCTTGGTCAATGTTAATTCCTATTTTCTCATCTGACTTAGCACCATCTGCTTAACTTCTTTACTGGCACCCCCTCCCAATCCCGGCCTGGCTTTTTGTGTCATTCTCTGTGTTCATCTCTGATTCTCTTGGCTTCTGTtcatgtctgtgtgtctctcaCACTCCCTGTATCCCTCGTGCCTCTGCgtctttttctcttcctatattatccccctcccttctctgtgtctctttttctacttctgtctgtttttccctccatttcactgctcctctctccccactttgTGTATCACCTCTGTCTATGCAACCCATTCCCAAATCTGGGCTCAGCCTCTCACCTGTTCTGTTTGCCTCTCCTCCCTGACTGATCTCCACCGACCCCACAGGTCTCGCCACTTCCCCTGCCCGAAGACGGCTCCGCTGTTACACCTGCAACTTCGCCAAACCCTGCTACCCTGTTCCTACCGAGTGTCAGGATGATGAAGTTTGTGGCATCAGTATTGGTACCTCAGGGAGGACCCCCTAGGCCTTCCCCACCGCCACCCATCCTGCCTTTCCTGTGGCCTCATGGCCCttgcctccttcctgcccctgccTCAGCATCCCCTCTTTGTCCCATAGAACAGTGAGGTCATCGAACAGAAAGCCTGCCTCCCAAGGACCCAGTGCTCTCTGCAGGGCCATGCCACCTACTGGTCACTCTCCTACACTCCTCAGCACCACTGCTGCGAGCAGGACCTGTGCAACGTAGCCACCACGCCACATcggctccccagcctcctcctcatcACCCCGCTCATCCTCGTGGCCAGCTTCACCTGGTGAGCCCACCTCCTCCGCCAGCCTTCAACCCAAGACTCCTCCACTATCGCCGTGGCCCTGGAAACACCTGCACAGGCACTTCTGAGATCTGCCCAAGAACCTGATCTTGTACAGAGACCTCACACCCCTTGGGCCCAACACCTTCACGGACCCCTCCCCAAACCCAATTCCTACAGGCACTGTTCTAGTCCCTACCTGCCCAGAGGCACCTACCCGGAGCCCAGCCTCATAATGAACACCTGTTCTAAATCTTTGGTCTTTTCTAGATGTCTGTTGCTGATGCATTCTCTCAGCCCCAGCTCTCTGGCAAAGCAGGTGTTTGACGGAGCTGTGGGTCCCAGGCAAGGGGATCGAAGGGGCACCAGGTGTGATGAGGAGGAGGGTCCTGCTAGGAGAGATTAATTTGGTAGGTCAGGAAGGAGGGCTTGGGGAACTATGAAGAGTAAATATGATAAAAGTGCTATCTGGGAGTTCAGTAACACtgctccgtgtgtgtgtgtgtgtgtgtgtgtgtgtgtgtgtgtgtgtgtgtgtgtatgcgcacACGCATGTGCTCTGACAGCAAACTATAGCTGCTTGGTGGGTTGGGCTGGGGTGCTGGCACGTGAACCACAACTTTCACTTCATCCTCCATCTGTCATTGGTATCCTCCTTGCCATTAGCTTAGCTTAAGCCACTGCAGCGTGAAGGCTTTAGGTAAGACTTCTGAGAAAGCCTTTCTCCAGTGAAGCCCAAGCTTGAGTAGACACACAGAGCGGCCCCTGGTGGAGTGGTGAGGGTGTGGCGGGGAGGCCAGCTCATTTCCGCCTGAGACTAGGAGCTGGAAGCGCCTGCGCCCTCCTCCACTTCACCAGCCCAGACTTGTCCTGGTTCACTGACAGCCAAGCATGCAGGGCCCAATTACTCACCCCACCAGGGAATTCGCCCACCCAGCGCAGTGGACACGCCCTTTGCCCAGGGGCCCCCAGGATGTCAGGGTGGTAAGCTGCTCCCTGCTCCGGATGCCACAGTGGAGCGCCTAGGATAAGGGGGCGCCGTGGGGGTGGTGGCCAGGCACAGGTACCCCCATCCTGACTCAGTTCCCTCCACTTCCATCTGAGGAAGTCTGGGGTCTGATTAGAGGTGCTTctctctcaatttcttttctttgtgaggATGAGACAGGGGTGGAGATCTGGCTTAATTTAGAATCTTGCTTAAGTTGAgtcttctttccattctttctgtCCCTCAATCCTCCCACTttgtacttctatttttttttctctctc is a window of Physeter macrocephalus isolate SW-GA chromosome 18, ASM283717v5, whole genome shotgun sequence DNA encoding:
- the MPIG6B gene encoding megakaryocyte and platelet inhibitory receptor G6b isoform X1, with product MALVLQLLLLLLSRAQGNPGASLDGHPGDRVNLSCVGVSQPTRWVWAPRFPACKGLSKGRRAILLASPSGTPTVSPVQPFAGRLRALDLDIRRLELLLSAGDSGTFICKGRQENQSRTELHVLGDRAYCRAPGPTHGPVYPQILIPLLGAGLVLGLGVLGWACWLRRRSPPHPPRPPPRFALSPPHSSTRESGAPEASRGGRVQDCRGPGPGAGKGLGSLLYADLDHMALRRSCRLSPVVPADASTTYAVVVRKAAFTTSQAGGSQLSITPLPFLALHLEKEGTMG
- the MPIG6B gene encoding megakaryocyte and platelet inhibitory receptor G6b isoform X3, with protein sequence MALVLQLLLLLLSRAQGNPGASLDGHPGDRVNLSCVGVSQPTRWVWAPRFPACKGLSKGRRAILLASPSGTPTVSPVQPFAGRLRALDLDIRRLELLLSAGDSGTFICKGRQENQSRTELHVLGDRAYCRAPGPTHGARPLTRLDHPPDLLCPPHIVPLAKAEPQRPVEEEESKIAGDLDQEPSLLYADLDHMALRRSCRLSPVVPADASTTYAVVVRKAAFTTSQAGGSQLSITPLPFLALHLEKEGTMG
- the MPIG6B gene encoding megakaryocyte and platelet inhibitory receptor G6b isoform X2 — encoded protein: MALVLQLLLLLLSRAQGNPGASLDGHPGDRVNLSCVGVSQPTRWVWAPRFPACKGLSKGRRAILLASPSGTPTVSPVQPFAGRLRALDLDIRRLELLLSAGDSGTFICKGRQENQSRTELHVLGDRAYCRAPGPTHGPVYPQILIPLLGAGLVLGLGVLGWACWLRRRSPPHPPRPPPRFALSPPHSSTRESGAPEASRGGRVQDCRGPGPGAEPALRRPGSYGPQKILPTVPSGPC
- the LY6G6C gene encoding lymphocyte antigen 6 complex locus protein G6c — protein: MKGLLLLTLSSLLCCISADIRCHSCYKVPLLGCVDRQSCRLEPGQQCLTTNVYLGKMWVFSNLRCGTPEEPCREAFNQTNHKLGLTYNTTCCNKDNCNNPAPRPTPALALVLLTSLAGLGLWLLH
- the LY6G6D gene encoding lymphocyte antigen 6 complex locus protein G6d isoform X1, yielding MNPLFAGIPLSTLLRAASGNRKRCYDCGGSPSGSCKETVTTCGQGERCGFLERRPQPDLRQTKPSGNPSVTLIHHHPDCVAAPHRSQVETEVVGDVTYMTHRDCCVCDLCNSAVVSTAAPVCIVAAGVTALAWLLPGLWRG
- the LY6G6D gene encoding lymphocyte antigen 6 complex locus protein G6d isoform X2, yielding MLLLTVGQGFAIVVLSVMLWRRRVQGTLHRRNRKRCYDCGGSPSGSCKETVTTCGQGERCGFLERRPQPDLRQTKPSGNPSVTLIHHHPDCVAAPHRSQVETEVVGDVTYMTHRDCCVCDLCNSAVVSTAAPVCIVAAGVTALAWLLPGLWRG
- the LOC102975746 gene encoding lymphocyte antigen 6G6e-like codes for the protein MGTSSIFLCILFLGGALGLATSPARRRLRCYTCNFAKPCYPVPTECQDDENSEVIEQKACLPRTQCSLQGHATYWSLSYTPQHHCCEQDLCNVATTPHRLPSLLLITPLILVASFTW